A region of Vibrio porteresiae DSM 19223 DNA encodes the following proteins:
- a CDS encoding YgjV family protein produces MVTLYEFAQALGFVSFALGISTFYQKNDRRLKIVMLIFNLNHLVHYLLLGSMVSALSIGLSALRTASAIYTSSKWVAALFVIGGIAFGVSIADDWWDLWPVVGTTIGTLAIFTLQGIPMRLAFMLGGVCWLINNILVGSIGGTLLETTLLSVNCLTIGRILRDKKRALASQAL; encoded by the coding sequence ATAGTGACCCTATATGAATTTGCACAAGCTCTTGGTTTTGTGAGCTTTGCACTGGGAATTTCCACCTTTTACCAGAAGAATGATCGTCGGCTAAAAATTGTTATGTTGATTTTTAACCTCAATCATCTGGTTCACTATCTGTTGCTCGGCTCGATGGTTTCCGCTCTCAGTATCGGACTATCGGCGCTAAGAACGGCGAGCGCGATTTATACATCGTCAAAATGGGTTGCCGCGCTCTTCGTTATCGGTGGTATCGCCTTCGGGGTGTCTATTGCCGATGATTGGTGGGATTTATGGCCAGTAGTAGGCACTACTATCGGGACACTGGCCATTTTCACCCTGCAAGGTATCCCAATGCGTCTCGCCTTTATGCTTGGCGGAGTGTGTTGGTTAATTAATAACATTTTAGTGGGTTCGATTGGAGGCACTCTGCTCGAAACCACATTACTTTCAGTTAATTGCTTGACGATTGGTCGCATACTTCGCGACAAGAAGCGTGCTCTGGCAAGCCAAGCATTGTGA
- the kduD gene encoding 2-dehydro-3-deoxy-D-gluconate 5-dehydrogenase KduD produces the protein MVLEAFNLEGKVAIVTGCDTGLGQGMALGLAQAGCDIVGVNIAEPVETKEKIAATGRKFLDIRANLISLEDVPSIIDRAVTEFGHIDILINNAGIIRRNDAIDFSEKDWDDVMNINVKSVFFMSQAVAKQFIAQGTGGKIINIASMLSFQGGIRVPSYTAAKSGVMGITRLMANEWAQHNINVNAIAPGYMATNNTAALRADGDRSAEILDRIPANRWGLPSDLAGPCVFLASSASDYVNGYTIAVDGGWLAR, from the coding sequence ATGGTTCTTGAAGCATTCAATCTTGAAGGCAAAGTCGCTATTGTGACCGGCTGTGATACAGGTCTTGGTCAAGGTATGGCATTGGGCTTAGCTCAAGCAGGTTGTGATATTGTCGGCGTCAACATTGCCGAACCAGTTGAAACAAAAGAAAAAATTGCTGCTACAGGTCGTAAATTTCTCGACATCCGCGCCAACCTTATTTCTCTTGAAGATGTTCCATCTATCATCGACCGCGCAGTGACTGAATTTGGTCACATCGACATTCTGATCAACAACGCAGGTATCATTCGTCGTAACGACGCAATCGACTTTAGCGAAAAAGATTGGGATGACGTAATGAACATCAACGTCAAATCTGTGTTCTTTATGTCTCAAGCGGTAGCGAAACAATTCATCGCTCAAGGTACTGGCGGCAAAATCATCAACATCGCTTCTATGTTGTCTTTCCAAGGCGGTATCCGCGTTCCTTCTTACACTGCAGCAAAAAGCGGCGTAATGGGCATCACTCGTTTGATGGCCAACGAATGGGCACAACACAACATCAACGTGAACGCAATTGCCCCTGGATACATGGCAACCAATAACACAGCAGCGCTCCGTGCTGATGGTGACCGCAGCGCAGAAATCCTAGATCGTATCCCAGCCAACCGTTGGGGCTTACCTTCTGACTTGGCAGGTCCATGTGTGTTCTTGGCATCATCTGCTTCAGATTACGTAAACGGTTACACCATCGCTGTTGATGGTGGTTGGTTGGCTCGCTAA
- the kdgR gene encoding DNA-binding transcriptional regulator KdgR yields the protein MEKQTQPESVSSVMKVFSILQALGEQKEIGVSELSQRLMMSKATTYRFLQTMKTLGFVAQEGEADKYSLTLKLFELGSKSLEYVDLVGLANKEMQLIADKTNEALHLGALDGDSIIYIHKIDSGYNLRMYSRIGRRNPLYSTAIGKVLMAERDESFVRNILKDVEFIKHTERTHGNVDELLEELKLVRQQHFAEDNEEQEPGLRCIAAPIYDRFGHIIASISMSFPTIRFEESRKGEYVAMLQNAGRNVSEHLGYTDYPA from the coding sequence ATGGAAAAACAAACACAACCGGAATCCGTATCGTCGGTAATGAAGGTATTCAGTATTCTACAAGCTCTGGGTGAACAAAAAGAGATTGGCGTATCAGAGTTGTCACAACGTCTGATGATGTCCAAGGCGACCACCTACCGCTTTTTACAAACAATGAAAACCTTGGGCTTTGTTGCACAAGAAGGGGAAGCGGATAAATATTCTCTGACCTTAAAACTGTTTGAACTAGGATCTAAGTCACTGGAATACGTGGATTTAGTCGGCCTTGCGAATAAAGAGATGCAGCTTATTGCTGATAAAACCAACGAAGCGTTGCACTTAGGTGCGCTCGATGGCGATAGCATTATTTACATCCACAAAATCGATTCAGGATACAACTTACGTATGTATTCTCGTATTGGTCGTCGTAACCCACTGTACAGTACCGCTATCGGTAAAGTGTTGATGGCTGAGCGCGATGAAAGTTTTGTGCGCAACATTTTGAAAGACGTTGAGTTCATCAAACACACTGAACGTACCCACGGCAATGTGGACGAATTGCTAGAAGAGCTAAAACTGGTTCGTCAGCAACACTTCGCAGAAGATAATGAAGAGCAAGAGCCGGGTCTGCGCTGTATCGCTGCGCCGATTTATGATCGTTTCGGACACATCATTGCTTCTATTTCTATGTCATTCCCAACTATTCGCTTTGAAGAATCGCGTAAAGGGGAATACGTAGCCATGCTGCAAAATGCAGGTCGTAATGTCTCTGAACATTTGGGTTATACCGATTATCCGGCATAA
- a CDS encoding DUF294 nucleotidyltransferase-like domain-containing protein, translating to MGSSLTPNIYDFLIRLDPFDKLPQEMVLALSGQVKVRYLAKGERIEFSALCHDRYLYIIRTGAIEQRRRDGQLRARLGAEDQFGFTFLDPLKDSEDGYQAEAIEDALLYLIPHEQVQNICQRHPEFADYFASQAKFRLTSAVDYACREEEKGLFYRRVEEIASENITIVDPETPIRTVAELMCGNDKRSHSSCAAVMDQGELVGIVTDRDMTRSVVAKGVDTASPIKLVMTLNPQLIHADDKVIQAISVMLQYNIRCLPVVKGKEVVGLLTTSHLVHNHKTQALFLIEKIKYASTVEALAALKEERISIFQSLVESGISAEIQGRVMSMIMDAFTRRLLQITEELLGPAPCDYAWVVAGSHARNEVHVLSDQDSALVLSDEMKPEYELYFRHLAMRVCNGLEACGYPLCDGKYMAASPKWCQPLSVWKEYYRKWVASPEYNKLLSISVFLETRAIYGNTELVDQMQRHLHDCLQKSSQFLPALVKDAIDTQPPLGIFNNLVLEKGGDNSKTLNIKKYALNLIIDLARIFSLSAGGSMTGTEERFQYAAAHGAMSDDSCQNIIGAYKFITQVRFQHQLQALKEGRTPDNHIAPDSFSSFERKHLKDAFKIISELQDVAKLRFLKG from the coding sequence TTGGGATCCTCGTTAACCCCTAATATTTATGATTTTCTAATTCGCTTGGACCCATTTGACAAGTTGCCACAAGAGATGGTGCTCGCGTTATCAGGGCAGGTGAAAGTACGTTATCTTGCCAAAGGTGAGCGGATTGAATTTAGTGCGCTTTGTCATGACCGATACCTCTATATTATTCGCACCGGAGCTATCGAACAGCGTCGCCGCGATGGGCAGTTACGTGCTCGTTTAGGGGCGGAAGACCAATTTGGTTTCACTTTTTTAGATCCGCTTAAAGATTCCGAAGATGGCTACCAAGCTGAGGCGATTGAAGACGCGCTGCTTTATCTCATCCCCCATGAGCAAGTGCAAAATATCTGCCAGCGACATCCTGAATTCGCCGACTATTTTGCTTCTCAAGCGAAATTCCGTTTAACGTCTGCGGTGGATTACGCGTGCCGTGAAGAAGAGAAAGGGCTGTTTTATCGTCGTGTTGAAGAGATCGCCAGTGAAAACATCACTATAGTCGATCCTGAAACACCGATTCGTACCGTTGCGGAACTGATGTGCGGAAACGATAAGCGTAGCCATAGTTCTTGTGCAGCGGTGATGGATCAAGGTGAGTTGGTTGGGATCGTCACCGATCGTGATATGACACGCTCTGTCGTGGCGAAAGGTGTGGATACCGCGTCACCCATAAAATTGGTGATGACACTGAATCCTCAATTGATCCACGCCGATGACAAAGTCATTCAAGCCATCTCGGTGATGTTGCAATACAACATTCGCTGCTTGCCTGTGGTTAAAGGCAAAGAGGTGGTTGGCCTACTGACAACCTCCCATCTTGTGCACAACCATAAAACTCAAGCGCTGTTTTTGATTGAGAAAATCAAATACGCGAGCACGGTCGAAGCGCTAGCCGCGTTGAAAGAAGAGCGGATCAGTATTTTCCAATCGCTAGTAGAAAGTGGCATCAGCGCCGAAATTCAAGGTCGCGTGATGTCAATGATCATGGACGCCTTTACGCGCCGTTTGCTGCAAATTACCGAAGAGCTGCTCGGTCCTGCGCCTTGTGATTATGCTTGGGTGGTGGCCGGTTCACATGCGCGTAATGAAGTACATGTGTTGTCGGATCAAGACAGTGCGTTAGTGCTGTCTGATGAGATGAAGCCAGAATATGAACTCTATTTCCGCCATCTTGCTATGCGGGTGTGTAATGGTTTAGAAGCCTGCGGTTATCCGCTGTGTGATGGCAAATACATGGCCGCTTCACCGAAATGGTGTCAACCACTGAGTGTTTGGAAAGAGTATTACCGTAAATGGGTAGCGAGCCCTGAATACAATAAGCTTTTGAGTATCAGTGTCTTTTTAGAAACTCGTGCGATTTATGGCAATACTGAGCTGGTGGATCAAATGCAGCGTCACTTGCATGATTGCTTGCAAAAAAGCAGTCAGTTTTTACCGGCCTTGGTCAAAGATGCCATCGATACCCAGCCACCGTTGGGCATCTTCAACAACTTAGTGCTCGAAAAAGGCGGCGATAACAGTAAGACACTGAATATCAAAAAATATGCGCTGAACTTGATCATCGATTTAGCCCGTATTTTCTCGCTGTCGGCGGGCGGTTCCATGACCGGGACGGAGGAGCGTTTTCAGTACGCTGCAGCCCATGGTGCAATGTCGGATGACAGCTGCCAGAACATTATTGGCGCGTACAAATTCATCACTCAAGTTCGTTTTCAGCACCAATTGCAGGCTCTCAAAGAAGGCCGTACACCAGACAATCATATTGCACCGGATAGTTTTAGTAGCTTTGAACGTAAGCATTTAAAAGATGCATTCAAAATCATCAGTGAGTTACAAGATGTCGCGAAACTGCGCTTCTTGAAGGGGTAG